In the Cetobacterium sp. NK01 genome, one interval contains:
- a CDS encoding AbgT family transporter, whose product MEEKRNFKMPHLLWIMVGLILISCFATYIVSAGKFSVNDFGIIMGDKFEFLDHQTPVSPWKAFNLIRSGLIGSATIIFVVMVSGANINVVLETGAIDDFMNWSIYRMRNHKSKNILISLLFILMAYLGGFGGTDALIAVVPIGILFAKKLKLDPIVALGVTTFATLIGFGTGPAQQATTQMLMGIAPYSSFFTRFICMNFFIAVGIIMVLLYVKKIEKNPKSSLMYDEGWRPEKLEDDSNETSILKEVKMSWRTIVVIAVFFCQYLLIVAYPLLGGDPKQLYDFMMAVMFISMIIIGFVGKMTPEELGKSFAKGLSSMAFVGFVIGLARVISLILADGNIIHTIVYVLTRPLLELPKTVSSIGLTIIVALMNPLIPSATSKAAILVPIIKPVAETLGLNLNIAVMAFQLGDGFTNLISPLLGWMIGSCVLANVSFQKWFKWTFPKVIIFLLLSFVWIYVLTIMGWTGRI is encoded by the coding sequence ATGGAAGAGAAGAGAAACTTTAAAATGCCACATTTATTGTGGATAATGGTAGGATTAATTTTAATATCATGTTTTGCAACATATATTGTATCAGCAGGAAAATTTTCAGTAAATGATTTTGGAATCATAATGGGAGATAAATTTGAATTTCTAGATCATCAAACACCTGTAAGTCCTTGGAAAGCCTTTAATCTTATAAGGAGTGGACTTATAGGCTCAGCAACAATAATATTTGTAGTTATGGTTTCTGGAGCAAATATCAATGTTGTATTAGAAACAGGAGCCATAGATGATTTTATGAACTGGTCTATATATAGAATGAGGAATCATAAAAGCAAAAACATACTTATTAGTTTATTGTTTATACTTATGGCATATTTAGGGGGATTTGGAGGAACTGATGCACTTATAGCAGTAGTTCCTATCGGAATTTTATTTGCTAAAAAATTAAAGTTGGATCCTATTGTAGCTCTTGGAGTAACAACATTTGCTACATTAATAGGGTTTGGAACTGGACCTGCACAACAAGCTACTACACAAATGCTTATGGGAATTGCACCATATAGTTCATTTTTTACAAGATTTATTTGTATGAATTTTTTTATAGCTGTTGGAATTATAATGGTTCTATTATATGTAAAAAAAATAGAAAAAAATCCAAAATCTTCGTTGATGTACGACGAAGGATGGCGTCCAGAAAAATTGGAAGATGATAGTAACGAAACATCGATCTTAAAAGAAGTAAAAATGAGTTGGAGAACAATAGTTGTAATAGCGGTATTTTTTTGTCAATATCTTCTCATAGTTGCTTACCCTCTTTTAGGAGGAGATCCAAAACAGTTATATGACTTTATGATGGCAGTTATGTTCATCTCTATGATAATTATAGGATTTGTTGGAAAAATGACTCCAGAGGAATTAGGAAAATCTTTTGCTAAAGGACTTTCATCAATGGCTTTTGTTGGATTTGTAATTGGATTAGCAAGGGTAATATCACTTATTTTAGCAGATGGAAATATAATACATACAATAGTTTATGTTTTAACTAGACCATTATTAGAATTACCTAAAACAGTTTCGAGTATAGGTTTAACTATAATAGTTGCTTTAATGAATCCACTAATACCTTCAGCAACATCAAAAGCTGCTATATTAGTTCCTATTATAAAACCTGTTGCAGAAACATTAGGATTAAACTTAAATATAGCAGTTATGGCTTTTCAATTAGGAGATGGATTTACAAATTTAATTTCACCACTTTTAGGATGGATGATAGGATCATGTGTGCTTGCAAATGTTTCTTTTCAAAAGTGGTTTAAATGGACTTTTCCAAAAGTAATAATATTTCTTTTATTATCTTTTGTGTGGATATATGTATTAACAATAATGGGATGGACGGGAAGAATTTAA